Proteins encoded together in one Rossellomorea sp. y25 window:
- a CDS encoding helix-turn-helix transcriptional regulator, with protein MTIIINIDVMLAKRKMSVTELSEKVGITMANLSILKNGKAKAVRFSTLEGICKALECQPGDILEYQGDEDNQVE; from the coding sequence ATGACAATTATCATCAATATTGATGTGATGCTGGCTAAGAGGAAAATGAGTGTAACAGAGCTCTCGGAAAAGGTTGGAATCACGATGGCAAACCTCTCCATATTAAAAAATGGAAAGGCAAAGGCGGTGCGATTCTCGACGCTGGAGGGAATTTGCAAGGCTTTAGAATGTCAGCCGGGAGATATTTTGGAATATCAAGGTGATGAAGACAATCAAGTTGAATAA
- a CDS encoding DUF817 domain-containing protein codes for MRALIQLVRFGREQALSCLFPVVIFASLALTQIISLPFLSRYDWLLIICLFMQRVMVRSGLETRDELKVITLFHLIGLALELFKVHMGSWGYPEDGYSKVFGVPLYSGFMYASVASYLCQAWRRLKVELVQWPPFIVVVPLASAIYLNFFTHHYWIDIRWWLSGLVIIVFWKSWVKYQVGGTCYRMPLALSFVLIGFFIWIAENIATFFGAWEYPNQTDAWSLVHLGKVSSWLLLVIVSFLIVATLKLVKGKSSVKVGTSHYS; via the coding sequence ATGAGAGCACTAATACAACTCGTTCGATTTGGTAGGGAGCAGGCCCTTTCATGTTTGTTTCCCGTCGTTATTTTTGCCTCATTGGCTCTTACACAAATCATATCGCTTCCCTTTCTGTCGCGGTATGACTGGCTGCTCATCATCTGTCTGTTCATGCAGCGGGTGATGGTGCGATCAGGACTGGAAACACGGGATGAATTGAAGGTGATCACCTTATTCCACCTGATTGGTCTGGCCCTTGAACTGTTCAAGGTCCATATGGGTTCCTGGGGGTACCCTGAGGATGGGTATTCAAAAGTATTCGGAGTGCCTTTATACAGCGGTTTCATGTACGCGAGTGTGGCAAGTTACCTTTGCCAGGCGTGGAGGAGGTTGAAGGTTGAACTGGTTCAGTGGCCGCCGTTCATTGTCGTTGTCCCCCTTGCATCTGCAATTTATTTGAATTTTTTCACCCATCATTATTGGATCGATATCCGATGGTGGTTATCAGGACTTGTCATAATCGTCTTTTGGAAATCCTGGGTTAAATACCAGGTTGGTGGAACATGCTACCGTATGCCCCTTGCCCTTTCATTTGTACTCATCGGCTTTTTCATATGGATTGCCGAAAACATCGCAACCTTCTTTGGAGCCTGGGAATATCCAAACCAAACCGATGCCTGGAGTCTCGTTCATCTGGGGAAGGTAAGCTCATGGCTCTTACTGGTGATTGTGAGCTTTTTAATCGTGGCTACATTGAAGCTGGTGAAGGGGAAGAGTTCTGTCAAGGTAGGAACCAGTCACTATTCATAA
- a CDS encoding PHB depolymerase family esterase: MKICKHVWVVTIALVLLSAFTLSPSSSFAAGQFLNGSYGGKPYKLYVPEQYDGSKSYPLYVMLHGCTQDASQFATGTKMNALADEKGFLVLYPEQTSSSNSNKCWNWFETAHQSRGSGEPAIIAGIVNTIKDGYSIKDEHVYVAGLSAGAAMSVIMGATYPDLFSGIGVGAGLEYKAATSTTAAFSAMSGGGPDPVRQGRTAYQAMGSRAAVVPVIVFHGTSDYTVYPVNGEQVITQWSVTNDLAQDASEDGWMDDQPERTVNGTVSGGRNYSVNEYEGGDGKVWMKKVNVQNMGHAWSGGSSQGSYTDPQGPDASRMMWEFFHSFSEENSENDEVAPITSASPKGGTYSQPIQVELLTNEEADTYYTTDGSVPSSQSTLYTGAIDILEDTTLKFFSQDSSGNVETIKQEEYVIDDSAPSEHVTLSSLSGEDGFAGRFTADGIGTGDIKVGDKGMYNTDTYRGLLSFDTTVLGDLPIDTAKVRLYTKSFTGTISSISMDIKSGTFGTAAIEQSDYSASASLSNLVSFQPPAVSSYIDVELPASALSQLNRNGRTQFKLKATTAAGFNANSIEFYGGGNGDLSPVLLINGPN, from the coding sequence ATGAAGATATGTAAACATGTTTGGGTTGTGACGATCGCTTTGGTGTTGTTAAGTGCATTCACACTGTCTCCAAGTTCATCTTTTGCTGCCGGCCAATTCTTGAATGGTTCCTATGGAGGAAAGCCTTACAAACTGTATGTCCCCGAGCAGTATGACGGAAGTAAGTCATACCCTTTATATGTCATGCTCCACGGATGTACACAAGATGCAAGTCAGTTCGCGACCGGAACAAAAATGAATGCACTTGCTGATGAAAAGGGATTTTTGGTCCTATACCCTGAACAAACCAGCAGTTCTAATTCAAATAAGTGTTGGAACTGGTTTGAGACGGCTCATCAGTCGAGGGGAAGCGGGGAACCTGCCATTATTGCCGGCATAGTGAACACTATAAAGGATGGTTATTCTATAAAGGATGAACATGTCTATGTTGCCGGACTATCTGCCGGAGCAGCCATGAGTGTCATCATGGGGGCTACATATCCAGACCTCTTCTCGGGGATCGGTGTGGGAGCAGGACTCGAATATAAAGCCGCTACCAGTACCACCGCAGCTTTTTCAGCCATGTCCGGTGGAGGCCCCGACCCTGTTAGACAAGGAAGGACGGCCTATCAGGCAATGGGAAGTAGAGCAGCCGTAGTACCCGTCATCGTCTTTCACGGAACTTCTGATTATACGGTCTACCCGGTTAATGGGGAACAAGTGATCACTCAATGGTCCGTCACGAATGACTTAGCACAAGACGCTTCAGAAGACGGATGGATGGATGACCAGCCTGAACGAACGGTGAATGGAACCGTATCGGGGGGGAGAAATTATTCTGTGAATGAGTATGAAGGCGGGGACGGGAAGGTTTGGATGAAGAAGGTCAATGTTCAAAACATGGGGCATGCCTGGTCTGGAGGAAGTTCGCAAGGAAGCTATACAGACCCTCAAGGTCCCGATGCCAGCAGGATGATGTGGGAATTCTTCCATTCATTCTCAGAGGAAAATAGTGAAAATGATGAAGTTGCCCCCATCACATCAGCCAGTCCCAAGGGAGGAACATACAGTCAGCCCATTCAGGTGGAGTTGCTGACAAATGAAGAAGCAGACACCTATTACACGACAGACGGCTCAGTCCCTTCTTCCCAATCCACCTTATATACTGGAGCAATTGACATCTTGGAGGATACAACCCTCAAATTTTTCAGTCAGGACAGCTCCGGTAATGTTGAAACCATAAAGCAAGAAGAATATGTCATCGATGATAGCGCCCCAAGTGAACATGTAACTCTCTCTTCCCTATCAGGGGAAGATGGGTTTGCAGGCCGCTTCACAGCCGATGGCATAGGAACCGGTGATATCAAAGTCGGGGACAAAGGAATGTACAATACAGACACTTATAGAGGACTCCTATCATTTGACACCACTGTACTGGGAGACTTGCCCATAGACACCGCCAAGGTCCGCCTTTACACCAAATCCTTTACAGGTACGATTTCCTCCATATCCATGGACATAAAAAGCGGAACCTTTGGAACTGCCGCCATTGAACAAAGTGATTATTCAGCCAGTGCAAGTCTGAGTAACCTTGTTAGCTTTCAACCACCTGCCGTTTCCAGCTACATCGATGTAGAGCTTCCGGCGTCCGCTCTATCGCAACTCAATCGCAATGGCAGGACTCAATTCAAACTGAAGGCCACAACAGCCGCCGGTTTTAACGCAAATTCCATTGAATTCTATGGAGGTGGAAATGGTGATTTGTCCCCGGTTTTATTGATAAACGGGCCGAACTAA
- a CDS encoding SDR family oxidoreductase, whose protein sequence is MTILVTGFNGKVGIEVAKKLKERSISMKCAVRNVEKAEENFGDGYRFTKLDLAEPTTFDGALEDVDQVFLIYPPGDKLEFQTFLEAIKHKGIKHIVYLSVKDVQYLPFIHHYKNEKHIKKLGIPYTFIRAGYFMQNLQDFLGDEIKERRRIFIPAGKGKTSFVDTRDLAEIAIHAFQNPGEHTNKNHVITGDRALDFYEVADRMTTILGEKVHYSNPTVKEFKSYMLKKGEKEDFVNVVIGIHFPTKLGLAKGVTHEFERITHTKPITIERYIEDYKENWVKD, encoded by the coding sequence TTGACGATACTCGTTACGGGCTTCAATGGAAAAGTGGGGATAGAAGTTGCCAAGAAATTGAAAGAAAGAAGCATTTCCATGAAATGTGCTGTGAGAAATGTTGAAAAAGCAGAAGAGAATTTTGGAGACGGATACCGTTTCACTAAATTGGATTTAGCCGAGCCCACTACATTTGATGGGGCACTGGAAGATGTGGATCAGGTCTTTCTCATCTATCCACCTGGAGACAAGCTTGAGTTTCAAACGTTTCTCGAGGCTATCAAACACAAGGGAATCAAGCATATCGTTTACTTATCCGTCAAGGATGTTCAATATCTGCCTTTCATCCATCACTATAAAAACGAAAAGCATATAAAAAAACTTGGCATCCCGTATACCTTTATAAGGGCAGGATATTTCATGCAGAACCTGCAAGACTTTTTGGGTGATGAAATCAAGGAAAGAAGAAGGATTTTCATACCTGCAGGGAAGGGGAAAACCAGCTTCGTCGACACCCGTGACCTTGCAGAAATCGCTATCCACGCTTTTCAAAATCCTGGGGAGCATACGAATAAGAACCACGTGATTACCGGGGATAGAGCACTTGATTTCTATGAAGTCGCTGATCGTATGACGACGATTCTTGGGGAGAAGGTTCACTATTCCAATCCGACTGTTAAGGAATTTAAATCGTATATGTTGAAAAAAGGGGAAAAAGAGGATTTCGTGAATGTAGTCATCGGCATCCATTTTCCAACCAAGTTAGGGCTGGCAAAAGGGGTGACTCATGAGTTTGAAAGAATAACCCATACAAAGCCCATCACCATTGAACGTTATATTGAAGATTATAAAGAGAATTGGGTGAAAGATTGA
- a CDS encoding ATP-binding cassette domain-containing protein, which yields MNGKIEVENLTKTFKKGNVQAVKGITFQVGEGEFFAFLGPNGAGKSTTVQILTTLINASSGKVEVAGYDVIREPEHVRRHIGVALQETGVDPDLTGREMVELQAYIFGFGKEEGRRRAQELLEIVDLSEASERRIGGYSGGMRRRLDLALTLVNEPNILFLDEPTTGLDPSSRAAIWKELRRLNKEKGTTIFLTTQYLEEADSLADRIGIINKGEIVAMGSPKELKAEIGQDLITLTLKDPDGIQRSVELIGMHMEGVDVLAQQDKILVYVEEGTKQLLEVVRILDTENFGIIDIQLSSPTLDDIFLKLTTEAKEGVKSHGE from the coding sequence ATGAATGGCAAGATCGAGGTTGAGAACTTAACCAAAACGTTTAAAAAAGGAAACGTACAAGCGGTAAAAGGCATAACATTCCAAGTCGGGGAAGGCGAGTTTTTCGCCTTTTTAGGTCCCAATGGTGCCGGGAAATCAACGACGGTCCAAATTCTGACGACGCTGATCAATGCTTCTTCAGGAAAAGTGGAAGTGGCAGGTTATGATGTGATCCGGGAGCCGGAGCATGTTCGCCGGCATATTGGCGTTGCCCTGCAGGAGACGGGGGTGGACCCCGATCTGACAGGACGGGAGATGGTAGAACTACAGGCGTACATATTCGGCTTCGGGAAGGAAGAGGGAAGAAGGCGTGCTCAGGAGCTGCTTGAGATCGTGGATCTGTCAGAAGCATCCGAGCGAAGGATCGGCGGTTATTCAGGAGGGATGAGGAGAAGACTGGACCTTGCCCTCACTCTGGTCAACGAACCGAATATCCTTTTCTTGGACGAACCGACAACGGGACTTGACCCGTCGAGCCGGGCGGCGATCTGGAAGGAACTTCGCCGGCTGAATAAGGAGAAGGGGACGACGATTTTTCTCACGACACAGTATTTAGAAGAAGCGGATTCCCTGGCGGACCGGATCGGCATCATCAATAAAGGTGAAATCGTCGCCATGGGCTCGCCGAAAGAATTAAAGGCAGAAATCGGTCAAGACTTAATTACCCTCACATTGAAAGATCCTGATGGCATCCAACGAAGCGTTGAACTGATCGGGATGCACATGGAAGGAGTCGACGTTCTCGCTCAACAAGACAAGATCCTTGTATATGTGGAAGAAGGGACAAAGCAGCTTCTCGAGGTCGTCCGTATCCTGGACACAGAAAACTTCGGGATCATCGATATTCAATTGTCTTCCCCCACCCTTGATGATATCTTCCTGAAATTGACGACTGAGGCGAAAGAGGGGGTGAAGAGCCATGGGGAATAA
- a CDS encoding ABC transporter permease has protein sequence MGNNVFKDTWLMTVRNIKTTIRNPFSFIPNLIISAFFLLVYEGGLSGISELPTFEGADYLAFILPVSIVSAAIGGAGGAGQSIVKDIETGFFSRLLLTPASRLAIVLGPIIAGMLQLLVQTLLIIGMAFLLGLEVKTGFAGVLFVLLIAIGWGLAFAGYSVGIALRTRNAQAAQAGTFIFFPLIFLSTTFVPYELIEAQWLKIAATINPTTYVFESMRTALIDGWVFWELMQGVIAIVIVCAITITFAAVSAKGAVSRK, from the coding sequence ATGGGGAATAACGTTTTCAAGGATACATGGTTGATGACGGTCCGGAATATCAAAACCACCATCCGAAACCCATTCTCATTCATTCCTAACTTGATCATATCTGCTTTCTTCCTTCTTGTTTATGAAGGTGGATTGAGCGGTATTTCTGAACTTCCAACCTTTGAAGGGGCAGACTATCTCGCCTTCATCCTGCCTGTTTCCATCGTATCTGCTGCCATTGGAGGAGCAGGGGGAGCGGGGCAGAGCATCGTGAAAGATATTGAGACCGGTTTCTTCTCAAGGTTGCTTCTCACACCGGCATCTCGCCTTGCCATCGTGTTAGGGCCGATCATCGCCGGGATGCTTCAGCTTCTGGTTCAAACCCTTCTGATCATCGGAATGGCTTTCTTACTCGGCTTGGAAGTCAAAACCGGGTTTGCCGGCGTATTGTTTGTCCTGTTAATTGCAATCGGCTGGGGCCTTGCCTTTGCCGGTTACTCCGTCGGGATTGCACTGAGGACGAGAAATGCCCAGGCAGCCCAGGCGGGGACGTTCATCTTTTTTCCACTGATTTTCTTAAGTACGACGTTCGTTCCTTATGAATTGATTGAAGCGCAGTGGTTAAAAATCGCTGCTACCATCAACCCGACTACTTATGTATTTGAAAGCATGCGCACCGCTCTCATTGATGGGTGGGTATTCTGGGAGTTGATGCAGGGAGTGATCGCTATCGTAATCGTTTGCGCCATCACGATCACCTTTGCTGCCGTTTCGGCCAAAGGAGCTGTATCACGGAAATAA
- the spxA gene encoding transcriptional regulator SpxA: MVNLFLTPSCTSCRKARAWLDEHSIPYVERNMLTEPLTPDEIKSILRLTENGTEDIISTQSKAFKELNVDIDSLPLQDLYTVIKENPQMLRRPIMLDEKRLQVGYNDEEIRSFLPRKVRTFSYNELQKLAN, from the coding sequence ATGGTCAATTTATTTCTGACACCAAGTTGTACGTCCTGCAGGAAAGCAAGAGCGTGGCTTGACGAACATTCAATACCTTACGTGGAACGTAACATGCTGACAGAACCGTTGACACCTGATGAGATCAAGTCGATTCTTCGCCTGACGGAAAATGGAACAGAAGACATTATCTCAACTCAATCAAAGGCTTTCAAGGAATTAAACGTAGACATCGATTCTTTGCCACTCCAAGATTTATATACAGTAATCAAGGAGAATCCGCAAATGCTGCGGAGACCCATCATGTTAGATGAAAAGAGATTGCAGGTCGGTTATAACGATGAAGAAATCCGCAGCTTCCTGCCAAGGAAAGTGCGTACCTTCTCATATAATGAATTGCAAAAGCTTGCCAATTAA
- a CDS encoding Rrf2 family transcriptional regulator — translation MNSDFTLAIHSLTYLALQTDRMSTSDSISESAGVHPVRIRKVLSLLKKQGFITSKEGTGGGFIFARELSDINLWDIYKITSEGALQPKCTASNEKCLVGANMKNVLFQIFLGAEEQLGDYLKDYTIKDIIEMINQEKA, via the coding sequence ATGAATAGCGACTTTACATTAGCCATCCACAGTTTAACGTACCTGGCACTGCAAACGGACCGCATGTCTACAAGCGATTCCATCTCAGAAAGTGCCGGCGTCCATCCGGTCCGGATCCGCAAAGTCCTTAGTCTGTTGAAAAAGCAAGGATTCATCACGTCTAAAGAAGGAACGGGCGGTGGATTCATTTTTGCAAGGGAACTGAGCGATATCAATCTGTGGGATATTTACAAGATCACATCAGAAGGCGCCCTGCAGCCGAAATGCACAGCATCCAACGAAAAGTGTCTCGTAGGAGCGAACATGAAAAATGTCCTGTTTCAGATTTTCCTTGGCGCAGAAGAACAACTGGGTGATTACTTAAAGGACTATACCATCAAAGATATCATCGAGATGATCAATCAAGAGAAAGCATAG
- a CDS encoding IDEAL domain-containing protein, which yields MSNQQSILKIGDWVKGKLLTGELVIGYIENLDTKGGAVKAKIVTSDNKTIEGKSIPLLNRQVNKIPDAHVTNKEQIQFLIDLALETGDEEWFLELTATLNSMRELAEGVK from the coding sequence ATGTCTAACCAGCAATCTATTTTGAAAATTGGGGATTGGGTCAAAGGGAAATTACTTACTGGTGAATTGGTCATCGGCTATATAGAGAACCTTGATACCAAAGGGGGAGCCGTAAAAGCGAAAATCGTGACCAGTGACAATAAAACCATTGAAGGAAAAAGCATTCCCCTGTTAAACAGACAGGTGAATAAAATCCCTGATGCACACGTCACAAATAAGGAGCAGATACAGTTCCTCATTGACCTTGCCTTGGAAACAGGGGATGAAGAGTGGTTCTTAGAACTGACTGCTACGTTGAACTCCATGAGGGAGCTTGCAGAGGGTGTAAAGTGA